From the genome of Geminocystis herdmanii PCC 6308, one region includes:
- a CDS encoding FHA domain-containing protein — translation MITLTLLHPLKSVAVQKWNFEPNSVIRIGRANDNEVVLYSAVVSRHHLEIRPRGEDWALISLGSNGTFINGKKINKVLVKDGMIIRLASSGPKIQITLSQEAESANGQPNQNSKRQPLTSRDISKETVMN, via the coding sequence GTGATTACTTTAACTTTATTACATCCTCTCAAATCAGTGGCAGTTCAAAAATGGAACTTTGAGCCTAATTCAGTGATCAGAATTGGACGGGCTAATGATAATGAAGTAGTCTTATATAGTGCTGTTGTTTCTCGTCACCATCTCGAAATTAGACCAAGAGGGGAAGATTGGGCATTAATCAGCCTTGGTTCTAATGGTACTTTCATTAATGGCAAAAAAATCAATAAAGTGTTAGTCAAAGATGGCATGATTATTAGATTAGCGAGTTCTGGTCCTAAAATTCAAATCACGTTGAGTCAGGAAGCTGAATCTGCTAATGGACAACCAAACCAAAACTCTAAGCGTCAACCTCTTACCAGTAGAGATATATCGAAGGAAACTGTCATGAATTAG
- a CDS encoding DUF3611 family protein, which produces MSRESELAPSLPPAVQKVSTNLQRWGFWSFWLQLVLGIISTVTLLFSIPALSESKQNLQAVQFGIISAFISIVLLVVALVLCYRYGKIGKKIQNRDPAMRPKKSETIRLIQFGLVFNLVGMLFAIIGAETLVGLALAKSLTLSPQLIGSNPQQFVNPLDLLIIQANTNTIGAHFAGIVTSLILISRISN; this is translated from the coding sequence ATGTCCAGAGAATCAGAATTAGCACCCTCTTTACCACCAGCAGTACAGAAAGTTTCTACAAATTTACAGAGATGGGGATTTTGGAGTTTTTGGTTACAACTGGTTTTAGGAATTATCTCCACCGTCACCCTCTTATTTTCCATTCCTGCCTTATCCGAAAGTAAACAAAATCTTCAGGCGGTACAATTTGGGATCATATCTGCTTTTATTAGTATCGTGTTGTTAGTAGTAGCTCTTGTTTTATGCTATCGATATGGAAAAATCGGTAAAAAAATCCAAAATCGAGACCCAGCTATGCGCCCCAAAAAGTCTGAAACCATCCGTTTAATTCAATTTGGTTTAGTCTTTAACTTAGTGGGAATGCTTTTTGCCATTATTGGTGCTGAAACTCTCGTGGGCTTGGCTTTAGCTAAATCCTTGACTCTTTCTCCTCAGTTAATCGGTTCAAATCCTCAGCAGTTTGTTAACCCTTTGGATTTATTGATTATTCAAGCCAATACCAACACCATTGGCGCACATTTTGCAGGAATTGTTACTTCTTTAATCTTAATCAGTCGCATCAGCAATTAA